In one bacterium genomic region, the following are encoded:
- a CDS encoding PspC domain-containing protein, with amino-acid sequence MNSNKLCPYCAEEVRSEAIKCKHCGSFLRARSSTSEWFRTADDRMVAGVCSGLAIQFGLPTAIVRLAFVLMSLFMGGVGIVIYAVLWFVMPLDDWADDVELARSQRFSDPP; translated from the coding sequence ATGAATAGCAACAAGCTGTGTCCCTACTGCGCCGAAGAGGTGCGCTCCGAAGCCATCAAGTGCAAGCATTGCGGCTCGTTCCTGCGGGCCCGGAGTTCCACGTCCGAGTGGTTTCGCACCGCCGATGATCGCATGGTCGCCGGCGTCTGTAGCGGCCTGGCCATCCAGTTCGGCTTGCCGACCGCCATCGTGCGCCTGGCGTTCGTGCTGATGAGCCTCTTCATGGGCGGCGTCGGCATCGTGATCTACGCGGTCCTGTGGTTCGTGATGCCGCTCGACGATTGGGCCGACGACGTCGAACTCGCCCGCAGCCAACGGTTCAGCGATCCGCCGTAG
- a CDS encoding endonuclease MutS2, whose product MSFRVAAKTLERLEWAELLERLARHLRTPQSREQLEETPESLFEATAAGAAARLRETGQALGILQEGDAPPLAGVGELDPLLQRLTRGGVLQGEELIALRSTLDATHQTARFLQQRAQSAPALAEIGELLVAWEALAEEIDRALESDGQVRDSASSELATARREVRSISGTAQEKIESMLRRPELRAELQDNYFTVRSDRFVLPVKAEARSRVPGIVHDASATGTTVFIEPQALVDLNNRLKQAELTVLRETHRVLQQLSSSAAAACDDVASNLQLLAQIDLAFARAYLAREHDAVEPILDENGNFDLPLLRHPLLPADEAIPNDVRLGGDQHVLVISGANAGGKTVTMKAIALAALLARAGLFIPAGPGARIGAVDEVLADIGDEQDIRQSLSTFSAHMANLSRIVEEAGSRSLVVLDEIGVGTDPSEGAALAQAVLEQLAEAGARVVTTTHYNLLKEMANVDDRFENACVEFDEQTLAPTYRLKLGTPGSSSATAVASRMGMPNEVLERANHLLDREDRRLDKMLAELSNHRASLERERAEATRLRAEGESERARYQEKLERLQERRDQLFDSMRSELDEAFRQAHGEVAGVIRDLQRGGSSQEAARARQRLLELEEKARAHEADQRERAPEAPRRHVDWNRARPGDPVRMPGGRAGTLQTLPDRRGRVTVQAGSARLTLRADQVEPATADALPKKQAPRIHADPPAPGSVSRLDVRGLRVDEALSRVEEGLDHAARRGAPNLDILHGIGSGALRGAIREHLARLGHVAHFHAADPEEGGEGVTRAHLDG is encoded by the coding sequence GTGAGCTTCCGCGTCGCCGCGAAAACCCTGGAACGCCTCGAATGGGCCGAGTTGCTGGAGCGACTTGCGCGTCACTTGCGCACGCCCCAAAGCCGCGAACAGCTCGAGGAGACGCCCGAATCGCTCTTCGAGGCCACGGCAGCGGGTGCCGCGGCACGCCTTCGTGAAACCGGCCAGGCCCTGGGCATCCTTCAGGAGGGCGACGCGCCTCCCTTGGCCGGCGTGGGCGAGCTCGACCCACTGCTCCAGCGGCTCACCCGCGGCGGCGTCCTGCAGGGCGAGGAACTGATCGCGCTGCGCTCGACCCTCGATGCCACCCACCAGACGGCACGCTTCCTCCAGCAGCGCGCGCAGAGCGCTCCCGCGTTGGCCGAAATCGGCGAGCTGCTGGTCGCGTGGGAGGCGCTCGCAGAAGAGATCGATCGCGCGCTCGAGAGCGACGGCCAGGTGCGAGATTCCGCATCTTCCGAACTCGCCACGGCTCGCCGTGAGGTCCGCTCGATCTCCGGGACGGCGCAGGAGAAGATCGAAAGCATGCTTCGGCGGCCCGAGCTGCGCGCCGAGCTTCAAGACAACTACTTCACCGTGCGCAGCGATCGCTTCGTACTGCCGGTCAAGGCGGAGGCGCGCTCGCGAGTCCCGGGCATCGTGCACGACGCCTCGGCCACCGGAACGACCGTCTTCATCGAGCCCCAGGCCCTGGTCGATCTGAACAACCGGCTGAAGCAAGCCGAACTCACCGTCCTTCGCGAAACCCACCGCGTCTTGCAGCAGCTCTCGAGCTCCGCGGCGGCAGCTTGCGACGACGTCGCTTCCAACCTCCAACTGCTCGCGCAGATCGATCTCGCCTTCGCGCGTGCGTACCTGGCCCGGGAGCACGATGCCGTAGAGCCGATCCTCGACGAGAATGGAAACTTCGATCTACCCCTCCTGCGGCATCCCTTGCTTCCAGCAGACGAAGCGATCCCGAATGATGTGCGCCTTGGCGGCGACCAGCACGTGCTGGTGATCTCGGGTGCGAATGCCGGCGGCAAGACGGTGACGATGAAAGCCATCGCGCTGGCCGCGCTCCTTGCCCGGGCCGGTCTGTTCATTCCTGCAGGCCCAGGTGCGCGCATCGGCGCGGTGGATGAGGTGCTCGCAGATATCGGCGACGAGCAGGACATCCGTCAGAGCCTCTCCACATTCTCGGCCCATATGGCCAATCTCTCGCGAATCGTCGAGGAGGCGGGCTCTCGAAGCCTCGTCGTGCTGGACGAGATCGGCGTCGGCACGGATCCGAGCGAAGGCGCAGCGCTGGCCCAGGCGGTACTCGAGCAACTCGCCGAGGCGGGCGCCCGAGTCGTCACCACCACCCACTACAACCTGCTCAAGGAGATGGCGAACGTCGACGACCGCTTCGAGAACGCCTGCGTCGAATTCGATGAACAGACGCTTGCACCCACCTACCGCCTCAAACTCGGCACCCCAGGTAGCTCGTCGGCCACCGCGGTCGCATCGCGAATGGGGATGCCAAACGAAGTTCTCGAACGGGCCAACCATCTCCTCGACCGGGAAGATCGGCGTCTGGACAAGATGCTCGCCGAACTCTCGAACCACCGCGCCTCCCTGGAGCGCGAGCGCGCCGAGGCTACCCGCCTGCGCGCGGAGGGCGAGAGCGAACGTGCCCGCTACCAGGAGAAGCTCGAGCGGCTTCAGGAGCGGCGGGATCAGCTCTTCGACTCGATGCGAAGCGAACTCGACGAAGCCTTCCGACAGGCCCACGGAGAGGTCGCGGGGGTGATCCGCGATCTGCAGCGAGGCGGTTCATCCCAGGAAGCAGCGCGGGCCAGACAGCGACTTCTCGAACTGGAGGAGAAAGCGCGCGCGCATGAAGCCGACCAGCGCGAGCGAGCGCCGGAAGCGCCGCGGCGCCACGTCGATTGGAACAGGGCCCGCCCGGGCGATCCGGTCCGGATGCCGGGCGGCCGGGCGGGAACACTCCAGACCCTGCCCGACCGGCGCGGCCGGGTGACGGTGCAGGCCGGCAGTGCTCGTCTCACCTTGCGTGCCGACCAGGTCGAGCCCGCCACGGCCGATGCGCTGCCGAAGAAGCAAGCGCCCCGCATTCACGCCGATCCCCCGGCCCCCGGCAGCGTGTCACGCCTCGACGTGCGCGGCCTGCGCGTGGATGAAGCCCTCAGCCGGGTCGAAGAAGGCCTCGACCACGCCGCTCGCCGAGGTGCCCCCAATCTCGACATCCTGCATGGAATCGGGAGCGGAGCGCTGCGCGGTGCGATCCGTGAACATCTTGCACGGCTCGGTCATGTTGCGCATTTCCATGCGGCCGATCCGGAAGAAGGCGGCGAGGGCGTCACCCGGGCGCATCTGGATGGCTAG
- a CDS encoding sulfatase — protein sequence MHRTARAASRAVQVALACAAVIACGAGDPSGASRPPAREPLAGTTVHLLDAVDSIGWEIPARSLPAEIRQELQAADFRIEGELLDRGCTHFAGYRGSPFDSWLCRTRFPLDVQHETDLNLIVMGGKAGARSREIGVYDEVAAEALPRRDPDRPDAIDTWIPVREGFVLFRRPAGLDAPPEVTYRVRYPVARDYLASLEFAESGLDPMGFALREIEIDGDVRPALFAPAPAAYTFTLVVPPDGRLNVGIGVLEEGWFESDGVTFTISAGLPDGEALVLHSQRLSPRDGATSRRWHDLDVDLAALSGKTVELILSTSDPEPGFDLGAFAAPILYSAKIERTPVVLVDIDTLRADHLEAYGYDRPTSPVIRAFAEESVVFETAIAQAPWTLPSQMSILTGRYPVSHGVRGPGHQLDRSIPTLATLLRGSGYFTKAITDGAFMSHRFGFHHGFDSYSEHRGQRAHSYSLVADLMRRFRQWFDLWVPRNNFLLIHSFETHAPYAPPDPAVRLFDAGYRGTVGERFNRAFVHRATDGFQASSREREHLTARYDGEIRYVDETLGRIFQMLRTRGVYDEALVILVSDHGEEFFDHGGWQHGQTFFDEMIRVPLIMKFPRGTIAPRRVTRQVEMIDVVPTILDYLNLEGGDRLDGESLLPLLSADPDSGSAVAISEQSDGPGIAIRTRTHKWIRSAEGVRVYSLLDDPTESQPLADVDPRLLHEFEAIADAYLERERAQAPGTGELKPISPGLEMRLRALGYLD from the coding sequence ATGCACCGGACAGCAAGGGCTGCCTCGCGGGCGGTACAGGTGGCGCTTGCCTGTGCGGCCGTGATCGCTTGCGGCGCTGGCGATCCCTCCGGCGCTTCCCGCCCGCCGGCCCGTGAGCCACTTGCCGGTACCACCGTCCACTTGCTCGATGCGGTCGATTCGATCGGCTGGGAGATTCCGGCGCGGAGCCTTCCCGCGGAGATTCGCCAGGAGCTGCAGGCCGCGGACTTTCGAATCGAAGGCGAGCTGCTAGATCGCGGCTGCACGCATTTCGCAGGCTATCGGGGCTCACCGTTCGATTCGTGGCTCTGCCGGACGCGTTTTCCTCTCGATGTCCAGCACGAGACAGATCTCAACCTGATCGTGATGGGCGGGAAGGCGGGTGCGCGAAGCCGAGAGATCGGGGTCTATGACGAGGTCGCGGCTGAGGCTCTCCCACGCCGCGACCCGGATCGGCCGGATGCGATCGATACATGGATCCCGGTTCGCGAAGGATTTGTATTGTTCCGCCGGCCGGCGGGCCTCGACGCCCCACCGGAGGTCACCTACCGCGTGCGCTACCCGGTCGCGCGTGACTATCTCGCAAGCCTGGAGTTTGCCGAATCCGGGCTCGATCCGATGGGTTTTGCGCTGCGCGAAATCGAAATCGATGGTGACGTCCGCCCGGCGCTGTTCGCACCAGCGCCGGCAGCCTACACCTTCACCCTGGTCGTCCCGCCGGACGGCCGTCTGAACGTAGGCATCGGTGTCCTGGAAGAAGGCTGGTTCGAGTCGGATGGCGTGACATTCACGATCTCCGCGGGCCTGCCGGACGGCGAGGCACTGGTGCTTCACTCGCAACGGCTCTCACCGAGGGATGGGGCAACCTCCCGCCGCTGGCATGACCTCGACGTCGATCTTGCGGCGCTGTCTGGGAAGACTGTCGAGCTGATCCTCTCGACCAGCGACCCTGAGCCAGGCTTCGACCTCGGTGCGTTCGCTGCCCCCATTCTCTACTCCGCAAAGATCGAGCGTACGCCGGTCGTTCTGGTGGACATCGATACACTCCGCGCCGATCACCTCGAGGCCTACGGCTACGACCGCCCGACTTCGCCCGTGATCCGGGCCTTTGCGGAGGAAAGCGTGGTATTCGAGACTGCCATCGCCCAGGCACCCTGGACGCTGCCCTCACAGATGTCGATCCTCACCGGTCGCTACCCCGTGTCCCATGGCGTCCGTGGACCCGGACACCAGCTCGATCGGAGCATTCCGACGCTTGCAACCCTGTTGCGTGGCAGCGGGTACTTCACAAAGGCGATCACGGACGGTGCCTTCATGTCCCATCGTTTCGGTTTCCATCACGGTTTCGACAGTTACTCGGAGCATCGCGGGCAGCGCGCTCACTCTTATTCACTGGTGGCCGATCTCATGCGGAGATTCCGCCAGTGGTTCGACCTCTGGGTCCCCCGAAACAACTTCCTCTTGATCCACAGCTTCGAAACCCACGCGCCCTACGCGCCACCTGATCCTGCCGTACGGCTCTTCGACGCAGGCTACCGGGGAACGGTCGGCGAACGCTTCAATCGCGCGTTCGTGCACCGTGCAACCGACGGCTTCCAGGCATCATCTCGCGAACGCGAGCACTTGACCGCCCGATACGATGGCGAGATCCGCTACGTCGACGAAACGCTGGGCCGCATTTTCCAGATGCTCCGCACCCGCGGGGTCTACGACGAGGCGCTGGTGATCCTGGTGAGCGACCACGGGGAGGAGTTCTTCGATCACGGGGGCTGGCAGCATGGGCAGACCTTCTTCGACGAGATGATCCGCGTTCCGCTGATCATGAAGTTCCCGCGTGGCACCATCGCGCCACGCCGCGTAACGCGGCAGGTGGAGATGATCGACGTGGTGCCGACCATATTGGACTATCTGAATCTCGAGGGTGGGGATCGGCTGGACGGCGAGAGCCTGCTTCCGCTGCTCAGTGCTGACCCGGACTCGGGTTCCGCTGTCGCCATCTCCGAACAGAGCGATGGCCCAGGTATCGCCATCCGGACGCGCACCCACAAGTGGATCCGCAGCGCTGAGGGTGTACGCGTCTACTCGCTTCTCGACGATCCGACGGAATCACAGCCACTAGCCGATGTCGATCCACGGCTTCTGCACGAGTTCGAGGCCATCGCAGACGCGTATCTGGAGAGGGAACGAGCGCAGGCGCCGGGTACGGGCGAACTGAAACCGATCAGCCCGGGCCTCGAGATGCGCCTGCGGGCACTGGGCTACCTCGATTGA
- a CDS encoding N-acetylmuramic acid 6-phosphate etherase gives MAGSQPKDELLTEAILEETRDLDRRTTRQVLEAIHGQDVHAVAAVGRVLPAIERAVDVLVLVLTGGGRWFNIGAGTSGRIGVLDASEIPPTFGYPAERVQGVMAGGESALVRAIEGAEDVAEDAMCALADLELMPGDAVVALSASGRTPFALGGLEAAKQCGARRIAITCDPASPLAQAAEVPIVPVVGPEVIAGSTRMKGGLAQKMVLHLLSTTVMVRLGRVEGNLMANLNPGSRKLQHRAVRIVMSLASVDEPTARTSLAAASGSIQEAVRRTKA, from the coding sequence ATGGCCGGATCCCAGCCCAAAGATGAGCTGTTGACCGAGGCGATCCTCGAAGAGACTCGCGATCTCGACCGGCGCACGACCCGGCAAGTCCTGGAGGCGATCCATGGCCAGGATGTGCATGCGGTGGCGGCGGTGGGCCGCGTGCTTCCCGCAATCGAGCGCGCCGTGGACGTCCTGGTGCTCGTGCTGACCGGCGGCGGACGTTGGTTCAACATCGGCGCCGGGACCAGCGGGCGAATCGGAGTGCTCGATGCCTCCGAGATTCCCCCGACATTCGGCTACCCGGCGGAGCGCGTCCAGGGAGTGATGGCCGGCGGCGAGTCCGCGCTCGTGCGGGCCATCGAGGGTGCCGAAGACGTCGCCGAAGATGCGATGTGCGCCCTCGCGGATCTGGAACTGATGCCGGGAGATGCCGTCGTGGCACTCTCCGCAAGCGGGCGCACGCCGTTCGCGCTCGGTGGCCTGGAAGCCGCGAAGCAATGTGGGGCACGCCGTATCGCCATCACCTGCGATCCGGCTTCCCCTCTGGCTCAGGCAGCGGAGGTGCCGATCGTTCCCGTCGTCGGCCCCGAGGTCATCGCAGGTTCGACCCGCATGAAGGGCGGCCTGGCCCAGAAGATGGTCCTCCACTTGCTGTCCACCACCGTCATGGTTCGCCTGGGCCGCGTCGAGGGCAACCTGATGGCCAACCTCAACCCCGGATCTCGCAAGCTCCAACACCGGGCCGTGCGCATCGTCATGAGCCTCGCGAGCGTCGACGAACCCACCGCCCGCACCTCCCTCGCTGCGGCTTCCGGAAGCATCCAAGAGGCCGTTCGCCGGACGAAGGCCTGA
- a CDS encoding FAD-dependent oxidoreductase yields MRPSVVVVGGGLAGLMAASSLRARGCEVTLLEAAPGPGGRAAGGEHAGYRWDAGAHAVSARDACLAALVAEAGLSGEMLPLRPERLLQVSGNQAVAIDPARTLGIARTPGVRWRDALRLRRLPRLLKKFETLLDPSDPLRAARLDDRSVADFVRLYFGSSALEHWAAPLMLGDTLADPNETSRLLFILHHLSRNEAPVGVLRGSFRELANRLTQESDRFAARVRSIEAAGRGFRVEFEHDGVEHSMESDGVVLATPGETVVSLAGSLLVDAERRIFEASRSLPALVLVAGLEGSFAGKASRYRFRQDEQRPVVSMAVEPGGGRSSAAPEGCERAVLMASAEWSAAHFDAPDDVVTKTLAGSLGRLLPGAPAAMHFSRVLRHERAFPRFDVGRYRELARLRDVSADRLAQGRRLVFAGDYQIAPTAEGAVVSGGRAADELAGAFGLAR; encoded by the coding sequence GTGCGCCCCAGCGTCGTCGTAGTTGGAGGAGGCCTGGCCGGTCTGATGGCGGCCAGCAGCCTTCGCGCGCGCGGTTGTGAGGTCACGCTACTTGAGGCGGCCCCAGGGCCCGGAGGCCGGGCTGCTGGCGGCGAGCACGCGGGCTACCGCTGGGACGCCGGCGCCCACGCGGTTTCCGCCCGCGACGCGTGCCTCGCGGCCCTGGTGGCGGAGGCGGGCCTGAGCGGCGAGATGCTGCCCTTGCGCCCGGAGCGTCTTCTCCAGGTGAGTGGCAACCAGGCCGTCGCGATCGATCCGGCGCGCACGCTCGGCATCGCTCGCACTCCCGGCGTGCGTTGGCGGGACGCCCTGCGCCTGCGCCGTCTGCCGCGGCTGTTGAAGAAGTTCGAGACGTTGCTGGATCCCTCTGATCCGCTGCGGGCGGCTCGCCTCGATGACCGCAGCGTGGCCGATTTCGTGCGTCTGTATTTCGGTTCCAGCGCACTCGAGCATTGGGCCGCGCCCCTGATGCTTGGTGACACCCTGGCAGATCCGAACGAGACGAGCCGGCTCCTCTTCATCCTTCACCATCTTTCGCGAAACGAGGCTCCCGTGGGTGTCCTTCGCGGCTCGTTCAGGGAGTTGGCGAACCGCTTGACGCAGGAATCGGATCGTTTCGCCGCCCGGGTGCGTAGCATCGAAGCCGCAGGCAGGGGCTTTAGAGTCGAGTTCGAGCACGACGGCGTGGAGCACAGCATGGAGTCGGATGGCGTCGTGCTGGCAACGCCAGGCGAAACCGTCGTTTCCCTGGCTGGCTCCTTGCTAGTCGACGCCGAGCGACGCATCTTCGAGGCCTCTCGATCCCTGCCCGCCCTCGTATTGGTGGCGGGGCTCGAGGGCAGCTTCGCAGGGAAGGCTTCTCGCTATCGTTTCCGTCAGGACGAGCAACGCCCGGTCGTGAGCATGGCCGTCGAGCCGGGCGGAGGGCGGAGCAGCGCCGCTCCCGAGGGTTGCGAACGGGCCGTCCTCATGGCGAGTGCCGAGTGGAGTGCTGCCCACTTCGATGCTCCGGACGATGTCGTGACCAAGACGCTTGCAGGCTCGCTCGGCAGGCTGTTGCCCGGTGCGCCGGCCGCCATGCATTTCAGCCGCGTGTTGCGTCATGAACGCGCGTTTCCCCGATTCGATGTAGGTCGCTACAGGGAACTGGCCCGGCTTCGAGATGTTTCGGCCGATCGTCTCGCGCAGGGTCGGCGCCTGGTGTTTGCCGGGGATTACCAGATCGCACCCACGGCAGAAGGCGCGGTCGTGAGCGGCGGTCGGGCGGCAGACGAATTGGCGGGCGCGTTTGGGCTTGCTCGTTAG
- a CDS encoding CRTAC1 family protein produces the protein MGKPALNDGVFVGPAGSTRKLNPGFLLNMPSLRHLPFLWLAALFPAHAAWSQMAFTEVSFDAGVVYTQHVPVPEPNCFFTILCGIERMTGGAAAADVDGDGDVDLFVTRLDASDILFVNQGDGTFTDGSMSAGFSGFVAQTNGAAFGDVDGDGDEDLILTVVGEASDPANNRNYLFVNDGQGVFSEEAVLRGLADLATNERAGQSVALGDYDHDGYLDVHVTDWLVGAPHQGLFLNRGAAQPGYFDDVTAAAGVDDSLIRGFASTFVDLDNDRRQDLVIAGDFGTSRLYWNDGDGTFTDGTGAAGVGGDENGMGSAFGDYDGDGDLDWFVTSIHDPAQTCETQNCNWGYSGNRLYRYDGSRSFSDATDAAGVRAGFWGWGTAFFDADLDGDLDLVMTNGVDFPGTHVDDAWVSDPMRLWENDGSGGMSEVSAISGISDTGSGKGLLTFDYDGDGDLDLFVVNNAGTPSLYRNDTPAVGNSWLRVDVRGRPGIAIHGTRVYVWTHDLAETPQIRVVGADAHFLAQSERVLHFGLGTGVSSVRMVRVDYPDGSVATWSRSPPNLTLEFTVSPHRTCGLLGLEVLPVVLWAARRRRRS, from the coding sequence TTGGGCAAGCCGGCGTTGAATGATGGCGTATTCGTAGGCCCAGCGGGTTCTACGAGGAAGCTGAATCCGGGGTTCCTGTTGAACATGCCTTCGCTCCGCCATCTGCCCTTCCTGTGGCTCGCCGCCCTGTTCCCGGCTCATGCTGCATGGAGCCAGATGGCCTTCACGGAAGTGAGCTTCGACGCCGGCGTCGTCTACACCCAGCACGTTCCCGTTCCTGAGCCAAACTGTTTCTTCACGATACTCTGCGGCATCGAGCGGATGACAGGCGGTGCTGCGGCCGCCGACGTGGATGGTGACGGTGACGTCGATCTCTTCGTCACCCGGCTCGATGCGTCGGACATCCTGTTCGTGAACCAGGGCGACGGCACCTTCACGGATGGCAGTATGAGCGCTGGATTCTCGGGCTTCGTCGCCCAAACCAACGGTGCGGCCTTTGGCGACGTCGACGGCGATGGGGACGAGGACTTGATCCTCACGGTCGTCGGAGAGGCATCGGATCCCGCCAACAACCGGAACTACCTCTTCGTGAACGACGGCCAGGGCGTGTTCAGCGAAGAGGCCGTGCTGCGGGGTCTCGCAGATCTCGCCACCAACGAGCGCGCCGGACAAAGCGTGGCCCTCGGCGACTACGACCACGACGGCTATCTCGACGTGCACGTCACGGACTGGTTGGTCGGCGCGCCTCATCAGGGGCTCTTCTTGAATCGCGGAGCCGCTCAGCCCGGCTATTTCGACGATGTCACTGCGGCAGCCGGTGTCGACGATTCATTGATCCGCGGCTTTGCCTCTACCTTCGTCGATCTCGATAACGACCGCCGGCAGGATCTGGTGATCGCGGGGGATTTCGGAACGAGTCGCCTGTATTGGAACGACGGGGACGGCACCTTCACGGATGGGACGGGAGCCGCCGGGGTCGGCGGCGATGAGAACGGCATGGGCTCTGCTTTTGGCGACTACGATGGAGATGGTGACCTCGACTGGTTCGTCACGTCGATTCACGATCCGGCCCAGACCTGTGAGACCCAGAACTGCAACTGGGGCTACTCGGGCAACCGGCTCTATCGCTACGACGGCTCGCGGAGTTTTTCGGATGCCACCGATGCGGCAGGCGTCCGAGCTGGCTTCTGGGGCTGGGGAACGGCCTTTTTCGACGCGGATCTGGATGGCGATCTCGACCTGGTGATGACGAATGGCGTGGATTTCCCCGGAACCCATGTCGATGACGCGTGGGTTTCCGACCCGATGCGCCTGTGGGAGAACGATGGCAGCGGCGGGATGTCCGAGGTGTCGGCCATCTCGGGGATCAGCGACACCGGCTCCGGAAAGGGGCTGCTCACCTTCGACTACGATGGAGACGGGGATCTGGATCTGTTCGTCGTGAACAACGCTGGCACGCCATCGCTCTATCGGAATGACACCCCGGCCGTAGGGAATTCGTGGCTGCGGGTCGACGTTCGGGGCCGGCCTGGGATCGCGATCCACGGCACGCGGGTCTACGTGTGGACGCATGATCTCGCGGAGACACCGCAGATCCGCGTCGTCGGAGCCGACGCACATTTTCTCGCCCAGAGTGAACGCGTGTTGCATTTCGGTCTGGGAACCGGTGTCAGCAGTGTCCGGATGGTTCGCGTGGATTACCCGGACGGCTCGGTCGCGACCTGGAGTCGTAGTCCGCCGAACCTGACGCTCGAGTTCACGGTTTCCCCACATCGGACCTGCGGTCTGCTCGGACTCGAAGTGTTGCCGGTCGTCCTCTGGGCCGCGCGCCGTCGCCGACGTTCATGA
- a CDS encoding sulfatase: MSRRAWLVGTLLFLLGCNAPREDLRPDILLVVLDTVRSDAVSSLGGPAGATPHLDTLAREGLLYSNAFASAPWTLPSHASLFTGLRLDQHGVGIRGRVTADASLVTLAERLRDVGYQTVGLSENPLISDLFNMSQGFERFSAARAGNDAGAAALDLVRTVASWTRSRDVDRPFFLFVNVFDAHLPYRIRGENPHLPPGATIAEARAVRQSPFRICDRLPSPRELAIMEGLYRGDVRAADAKLGAVLDVLRRARLTERLVTVVVSDHGEHFGEKRLLVHQFSVGHLLLHIPLVVHGLPDLAPAEIPQPVDLTDVAPSILEWAGAPVPPELSGRALPTRPDTPVPERALLAGYSDRDRIDWPAAADARFGQIPDEMRAGCGPTDRTFGDMLSLIRFPYKLIWFERYPNELYDLSWDPFEHSNLASVEKDVLRRLEEEAERIAAESGLLSPRSGDAPALDPEAARALRALGYVK, translated from the coding sequence TTGAGTCGGCGCGCGTGGCTGGTCGGGACGCTCCTGTTCCTCTTGGGGTGCAATGCGCCGCGTGAGGATCTCCGTCCCGACATCTTGCTCGTGGTACTCGACACGGTACGCAGCGATGCGGTCTCGAGCCTTGGCGGACCCGCCGGCGCGACGCCGCATCTGGACACCCTGGCACGGGAGGGCCTGCTCTACAGCAATGCCTTCGCTTCGGCGCCGTGGACGCTCCCATCCCACGCGAGCCTCTTTACGGGTCTGCGGCTCGACCAGCACGGCGTCGGCATTCGCGGGCGTGTGACTGCTGACGCCTCGCTTGTGACGTTGGCTGAGCGACTTCGAGACGTCGGCTACCAAACCGTGGGTCTCTCGGAGAACCCCCTGATCAGTGACCTCTTCAATATGAGCCAGGGCTTCGAGCGTTTTTCGGCGGCGCGCGCGGGCAATGATGCGGGAGCCGCCGCGCTCGATCTGGTGCGTACCGTCGCATCCTGGACTCGCTCACGGGATGTCGACCGTCCCTTCTTCCTCTTCGTGAACGTGTTCGACGCCCATCTTCCCTACCGGATCAGGGGCGAGAACCCGCACTTGCCTCCAGGAGCAACCATCGCGGAGGCACGAGCGGTGCGGCAATCGCCCTTCCGCATCTGTGATCGGCTGCCATCGCCCCGGGAGCTCGCCATCATGGAGGGTCTCTACCGCGGTGACGTCCGAGCCGCTGATGCCAAGCTTGGCGCCGTGCTCGACGTGCTGCGCAGGGCAAGACTCACAGAGCGGCTCGTCACCGTGGTCGTCTCCGACCACGGCGAGCATTTCGGTGAAAAACGTCTACTGGTTCATCAGTTCAGCGTGGGGCACCTCCTGCTGCACATTCCGCTGGTGGTGCATGGCCTGCCGGACCTAGCACCCGCCGAGATTCCTCAACCGGTGGACCTAACCGACGTGGCGCCTTCCATCCTCGAGTGGGCGGGGGCACCGGTTCCGCCGGAACTTTCGGGCCGAGCGCTCCCCACCCGGCCAGATACGCCCGTTCCGGAGCGTGCCCTCCTGGCCGGCTACAGCGACAGGGATCGCATCGACTGGCCCGCGGCGGCGGATGCACGATTCGGGCAGATACCCGACGAGATGCGTGCAGGCTGCGGGCCTACCGACCGCACGTTCGGCGACATGTTGTCGCTCATTCGCTTTCCCTACAAACTGATCTGGTTCGAGCGCTACCCGAACGAACTCTACGACCTGAGTTGGGACCCGTTCGAACACTCGAATCTCGCTTCTGTGGAGAAAGACGTCCTGCGACGCCTCGAGGAGGAGGCCGAACGAATCGCTGCAGAGTCCGGGCTGCTGTCGCCGCGGAGCGGCGATGCGCCAGCACTCGACCCGGAGGCAGCGCGTGCTCTCCGCGCACTCGGGTACGTGAAATAG
- a CDS encoding sigma-70 family RNA polymerase sigma factor, producing the protein MRSDEDLMVRVQAGDEAALETLMGRFKGPLFGFLNRRVGASAADDLFQESWIRVVKARDRFDPRRRFSTWLFQIANNLCRDRGRHLLVEARHRDRVLGEASAAPAPRPATPALTDRMDMARHLAALPDPLREVLVLRYYQDLSEREIAEVLGIPRGTVKSRAHAAVKALRQQVERIEQLDQVDGTAEETGDA; encoded by the coding sequence GTGAGGTCAGACGAAGACCTGATGGTACGGGTCCAAGCAGGCGACGAGGCTGCCCTCGAGACACTGATGGGCCGTTTCAAGGGGCCGCTATTCGGCTTCCTGAACCGGCGCGTCGGGGCCTCGGCGGCAGATGACCTCTTCCAGGAGTCCTGGATCCGGGTCGTGAAGGCGCGGGACCGCTTCGACCCCCGGCGCCGCTTCTCGACCTGGCTCTTCCAGATCGCCAACAACCTTTGCCGGGATCGCGGGCGCCACCTGCTGGTGGAAGCTCGTCACCGTGATCGGGTCCTCGGCGAGGCGTCGGCCGCGCCCGCCCCGCGGCCGGCCACCCCCGCACTGACCGATCGCATGGACATGGCCCGGCATCTGGCGGCACTCCCCGATCCCCTGCGCGAGGTCCTCGTGCTTCGCTACTACCAGGATCTCTCCGAGCGCGAGATCGCAGAGGTCCTGGGGATCCCGCGAGGAACGGTGAAGAGCCGAGCCCATGCGGCCGTGAAGGCCTTGCGCCAGCAGGTCGAGCGGATCGAGCAACTCGACCAGGTCGATGGAACGGCCGAGGAGACCGGGGATGCATGA